The following nucleotide sequence is from Nitrospinota bacterium.
TCCCATTACGGACTGGCGGCCGGTGAAACCGTCGCTGGAAAACGTGTTTATATCGCTCATCACCAATGCGGCATAACGGAATGAAAGGAACGGCATCGATGAAACGGATAGGGATAATGCTTGCGGTGTTGCTGCCCGCCGCGGCTTTCGCGGCGGATGAACGGCGGCTTTCGATAGACGAGGCGGCGCGGATGGCGCTGCAGAACAGCAAGCAGGTGCGGATGGCCTCGTTGGGGGCCGCCGCGGCCCACGCCAAGGCGGATGAGACTTCCGGCGCGGACAAGCCGCGGGTGGCGGCGCAGGCGGGCTATACCCGGATGAGCGACGTCGGCCCGTTCCAGATACAGCCCCCCGGTTCCCCCGCGCCGACCGTCATTTCCCCCTCGCTCACCAATTGGTACCAGGCCAAGCTTTCGGTCACCTATCCGCTCTTCACCGGCAACAGGCTGGAGGGGTACGCCGAATCGGCGGCGTACAGCGCCCTGGCGGCCGACAAGGAATACGAAGACGGCAGGGCCGGCATGGCGCTGGCGGCGCGGAGCGCCTACTGGATACTGTACAAAACCCAACAGGTGAAGCAGGTGATAGACGAAAACGTGACGCAGGTGCAAAGCCACCTCACCGACGTGACCAATATGGTGAATGCCGGCATCATGCTGCGCGACGAACAGCTCAAGGCGCAGGTGCAGCTTAGCAACGCCCGGTTCGCGCAGGCGGATGCCGCCAACAACGTGAAGCTCGCCATGATGCAGCTCAACAACGTCATCGGCCTGCCGCTGGACACGAACCTCGCGCTGACCACCCCCCTCGCCGCGCGGGACGCCCCGCTGAAGACGCTGGCGGAATACAAAAGCTCCGCCATCGAGAACCGCCCTGATCTGCTTGCCGCGCGGATGAAGGTGAAATCGGCCCGCGCCGGTTACGGCGCCAGCAAGGGGGGATTCCTCCCCACGGTTTCCCTCTTCGGCGATTTTCTCTACGCCAACCCCAAC
It contains:
- a CDS encoding TolC family protein, which translates into the protein MKRIGIMLAVLLPAAAFAADERRLSIDEAARMALQNSKQVRMASLGAAAAHAKADETSGADKPRVAAQAGYTRMSDVGPFQIQPPGSPAPTVISPSLTNWYQAKLSVTYPLFTGNRLEGYAESAAYSALAADKEYEDGRAGMALAARSAYWILYKTQQVKQVIDENVTQVQSHLTDVTNMVNAGIMLRDEQLKAQVQLSNARFAQADAANNVKLAMMQLNNVIGLPLDTNLALTTPLAARDAPLKTLAEYKSSAIENRPDLLAARMKVKSARAGYGASKGGFLPTVSLFGDFLYANPNQRYLPNQERWDSTWAAGVMVSYDVFDWGITRSQVAQADARKSQAELAYEQALDGVELEVNQSYLALLQARERIAIAGGGVEQAEESARITKNRFHNGHATNTEVLDAEIALLQSKLNYTIATADYEIAQARMRKSAGEPDTEEEK